One window from the genome of Strix aluco isolate bStrAlu1 chromosome 28, bStrAlu1.hap1, whole genome shotgun sequence encodes:
- the PPIA gene encoding peptidyl-prolyl cis-trans isomerase A: protein MANPVVFFDIAANGEPLGRVTFELFADKVPKTAENFRALSTGEKGFGYKGSCFHRIIPGFMCQGGDFTRHNGTGGKSIYGEKFPDENFILKHTGPGILSMANAGPNTNGSQFFICTAKTEWLDGKHVVFGRVKEGMNVVEAMERCGSKDGKTSKKITITDCGQLS, encoded by the exons ATGGCCAACCCCGTCGTCTTCTTCGATATCGCCGCCAACGGCGAACCCCTGGGCCGCGTCACCTTtgag CTGTTTGCAGACAAGGTCCCCAAGACAGCAG AAAACTTCCGTGCCCTGAGCACTGGTGAGAAGGGATTTGGTTACAAGGGATCCTGCTTCCACAGAATCATTCCTGGGTTCATGTGCCAG GGTGGCGACTTCACACGCCACAATGGCACTGGCGGCAAATCCATCTATGGGGAGAAGTTCCCTGATGAGAACTTCATCCTGAAGCACACGGGCCCTGGCATCCTGTCCATGGCCAACGCTGGCCCCAACACAAACGGCTCCCAGTTCTTCATCTGCACTGCCAAGACTGAGTG GTTGGATGGCAAGCATGTTGTCTTCGGCCGTGTCAAGGAGGGGATGAACGTGGTGGAGGCCATGGAGCGCTGTGGCTCGAAAGATGGCAAAACGAGCAAGAAGATCACCATTACCGACTGCGGGCAGCTCTCGTAA